One genomic segment of Anguilla anguilla isolate fAngAng1 chromosome 2, fAngAng1.pri, whole genome shotgun sequence includes these proteins:
- the ttc26 gene encoding intraflagellar transport protein 56 encodes MILSRVKPAVGGEAPASEKKKKNKGKKTSRVEDYLIQRDYLGAITLLEFQRSAGEREEDADLWLGYCAFHLGDYRRAMEEYRASTQRSGCPVDVWVYLACTLFFLGLYKEAEEAALKAPKSQLQNRLLFHLAHKFNDEKKLMGFHQNLEDVTEDQLSLASIHYMRSHYQEAIDIYKRILLQNRDFLALNVYVALCYYKLDYYDVSQEVLAVYLQSIPDSTIALNLKACNHFRLYNGKAAEAELKNLIDISSSSFEFAKELIRHNLVVFRGGEGALQVLPPLIDVISEARLNLVIYYLRQDDVQEAYNLIKDLEPTTPQEYILKGVVNAALGQEVGSRDHLKIAQQFFQLVGGSASECDTIPGRQCMASCFFLLRQFEDVLIYLNSVKSYFYNDDTFNFNYAQAKAAVGNYREAEEVFLLIQSEKIKNDYVYLSWLARCYIMNKKARLAWELYLKMETSAESFSLLQLIANDCYKMGQFYYSAKAFDILERLDQNPEYWEGKRGACVGIFQLILAGREPRETLREVLPLLRNTGNPQVEYIIRALKKWAKDNRVSL; translated from the exons ATG ATCCTGTCTCGAGTTAAGCCAGCTGTCGGCGGAGAGGCTCCAGCCAgcgagaagaagaagaaaaacaagggGAAGAAGACTTCACGCGTGGAGGACTACCTGATCCAGAGAGACTACCTGGGAGCAATCACACTGCTGGAG TTCCAGCGtagtgcaggagagagagaggaggatgcAGATCTGTGGCTGGGCTACTGTGCTTTTCACCTGGGGGACTACAGGAGAGCCATGGAG GAGTACAGAGCTTCGACCCAGAGGTCAGGCTGTCCAGTCGATGTGTGGGTGTACCTGGCCTGCACACTCTTCTTCCTGGGGCTCTACAAGGAGGCTGAGGAGGCTGCTCTGAAAG CTCCAAAGAGTCAGCTGCAGAACAGGTTGCTCTTCCACTTGGCCCACAAG TTCAACGATGAGAAGAAGCTGATGGGCTTCCACCAGAACCTGGAGGACGTGACTGAAGACCAGCTCAGCCTGGCTTCCATTCACTACATGCGCTCTCACTACCAGGAGGCCATCGACATCTACAAGCGCATCTTACTGCAGAACAG AGACTTCCTAGCCCTCAATGTGTACGTAGCGCTGTGCTACTACAAGCTGGACTACTACGACGTGTCCCAGGAGGTTTTGGCGGTGTACCTGCAGAGCATCCCTGATTCCACCATCGCGCTCAACCTCAAGGCCTGCAACCACTTCAGGCTCTACAACGGCAAGGCAGCTGAG GCCGAGTTGAAGAATCTGATAGAtatctcctccagctcctttgAGTTTGCCAAGGAACTCATCCGGCATAACTTG GTGGTGTTCCGGGGTGGAGAAGGGGCCCTGCAGGTGCTGCCCCCCCTGATCGACGTGATCTCGGAGGCTCGTCTCAACCTGGTCATCTACTACCTCAGGCAAG ACGATGTGCAGGAGGCCTACAATCTCATAAAAGATCTGGAACCCACCACGCCACAG GAGTATATTCTGAAAGGTGTGGTAAATGCAGCTTTGGGACAAGAAGTTGGCTCG AGGGATCACCTGAAGATCGCACAGCAGTTCTTCCAGCTGGTCGGAGGCTCCGCTAGTGAATGCG ATACCATCCCTGGCAGGCAGtgcatggcttcctgtttcttCCTGCTAAGGCAGTTTGAGGATGTGCTCATCTACCTCAACTCAGTAAAG AGTTACTTCTACAATGATGACACATTCAATTTCAACTACGCCCAGGCCAAGGCTGCGGTTGGCAACTACAGGGAGGCAGAAGAG GTGTTTCTGCTGATTCAGAGTGAGAAGATCAAGAATGACTATGTGTACCTGAGCTGGCTTGCACGCTGCT ATATCATGAACAAAAAGGCCCGTTTAGCCTGGGAGCTGTATCTGAAAATGGAGACTTCAGCCGAGTCCTTCAGCCTCTTGCAGCTCATTGCCAACGACTGCTACAAG ATGGGGCAGTTCTATTACTCGGCGAAGGCTTTCGATATTCTGGAGCGGCTCGACCAAAACCCCGAGTACTGGGAGGGCAAGAGAGGGGCCTGTGTGGGCATCTTTCAGCTCATACTGGCTGGCAGAGAGCCCAG agagacactgagagagGTACTTCCACTGCTGAGGAACACTGGAAACCCACAGGTGGAGTACATCATCAGAGCCTTAAAGAAATGGGCCAAGGATAACCGAGTCTCACTGTAG